In Miscanthus floridulus cultivar M001 chromosome 5, ASM1932011v1, whole genome shotgun sequence, one genomic interval encodes:
- the LOC136452705 gene encoding probable beta-1,4-xylosyltransferase IRX9L, whose amino-acid sequence MARRNAGSMQREGSAGSVKDWSELDPSPSPKLAYSQSYVAMRGLLTSVASLDPVLMSSSLKSLWAALSSHRHARSLERPKYKGMNWKRPMFHLLVCFLVGVFIGFTPLFSLDLSNNIDSENETLPFDGDVVDRQMLELKSTKLEPFVAAAETEATEEQLVDESPPVPAMLDDEADFIEASHVQPSVNDSFFVARKQLIIVTTTSVRPHQAYYLNRLAHVLKNVPPPLLWIVAEWPYQSRETAEILRSSGVMYRHLICNRNSTNIRKIIVCQKNNAIFHIKKHRLDGIVHFADEERVYSVHLFEDMRKIRRFGTWPVATHVGARYKVVLEGPVCRGNQVTGWHTNQRRGVPRRFPIGFSGFAFNSTILWDPQRWNSPTLESIILHSGGRGGLQESRFIEKLVEDETQMEGLADNCTRVMVWNFDLEPPQLNYPTGWLLQKNLDIIVPIT is encoded by the exons ATGGCCCGAAGAAATGCCGGCTCAATGCAGCGGGAGGGTTCGGCGGggtcggttaaggactggtcgGAATTGGACCCCTCGCCGTCCCCCAAGCTGGCGTACTCGCAGTCCTACGTCGCCATGAGAGGGCTGTTGACGTCGGTGGCTTCTCTTGACCCTGTCCTGATGTCGAGCAGCCTGAAGTCTCTGTGGGCGGCCTTGTCATCACACAGGCACGCTCGGTCCTTGGAGAGGCCAAAGTACAAGGGGATGAACTGGAAGAGGCCCATGTTCCATCTGCTTGTGTGCTTCTTGGTGGGAGTTTTCATTGGATTCACACCGCTCTTCTCTCTCGATTTATCCAACAACATAGATTCTGAAAACGAGACGCTGCCGTTTGATGGAGATGTGGTTGACAGACAAATGCTGGAACTTAAAAGTACAAAGTTGGAGCCGTTTGTGGCTGCGGCAGAGACTGAAGCCACTGAAGAACAACTGGTTGATGAGAGTCCTCCAGTTCCTGCGATGTTGGATGATGAGGCGGACTTCATTGAAGCGTCGCATGTCCAACCTTCTGTTAATGACTCTTTCTTTGTTGCGAGGAAGCAGCTGATAATTGTGACGACGACTTCTGTTCGACCACACCAGGCGTATTACTTGAATCGTCTGGCTCATGTGTTGAAAAATGTACCACCTCCTCTTCTGTGGATTGTGGCGGAGTGGCCATATCAGTCTCGTGAAACAGCGGAGATCCTGAGGTCTTCTGGGGTTATGTACAGACATCTTATCTGCAATAGGAACAGCACAAACATAAGGAAGATTATTGTCTGCCAGAAGAACAATGCAATTTTTCATATCAAGAAGCACCGTTTAGATGGTATAGTACATTTTGCTGATGAGGAGAGAGTGTACTCAGTTCATTTATTTGAAGACATGCGAAAAATCAG GCGCTTTGGTACGTGGCCAGTAGCAACACATGTTGGAGCCAGGTACAAGGTGGTTTTGGAAGGGCCCGTTTGTAGGGGTAATCAAGTCACTGGATGGCATACAAACCAGAGAAGGGGTGTACCTCGTCGATTTCCAattggtttctctgggtttgcttTTAACAGCACTATACTTTGGGATCCCCAGAGATGGAACAGCCCCACTTTAGAGTCTATTATACTCCATTCAGGTGGCAGAGGTGGCTTGCAG GAGTCAAGATTCATTGAGAAGCTTGTCGAGGACGAGACTCAAATGGAAGGCCTCGCAGACAACTGCACTCGGGTTATGGTCTGGAATTTCGACTTGGAACCTCCACAGCTGAATTACCCTACTGGCTGGCTGCTGCAGAAGAACCTAGACATCATCGTGCCTATAACATAA
- the LOC136452703 gene encoding uncharacterized protein isoform X1: MIVAAAPAPPVPAPPGKPPFPILSSSLRRGSSSWWFSNGNAHGRDSTTSSRATRRRWWSDPDGSQEDYGSSSVEDDYDYDYEDEAAFPGFGGAGEPFDEPWFSKVFKTYGFLLPVMLVSMFAATGTKAFLMAMVFPLGQSAISFLLEAVWGRRKGNRDDRRWRRPVQEEEEEDYPEDATDFATGGRGNGYSGSSSNYYEGRRGWRSYQSRVSNDFADAASTAVGADDNTKSSSSGDDWGGNKSGGGYGGWDELLDNNTAAAQEAKRSSNSFSAGSTDYNTKSRPSATGEEDADYTAAAGGGGRVEQGVGAPPERMRMRRRRMPRTMGLGTTRYKQAPLLMRLLVAVFPFMGSWFRL, encoded by the exons ATGATAGTAGCTGCTGCCCCTGCGCCTCCAGTTCCAGCACCACCAGGCAAACCGCCCTTTCctatcctctcctcctccctccgccgTGGCTCCTCCAGCTGGTGGTTCTCCAACGGCAACGCCCATGGAAGAGACAGCACCACGAGCAGCAgggcgacgaggaggaggtggtggtccgACCCCGACGGCAGCCAAGAAGACTACGGTTCCTCTTCTGTAGAGGACGATTACGATTACGATTACGAGGATGAGGCTGCGTTCCCCGGATTTGGAGGTGCCGGGGAGCCGTTCGACGAGCCCTGGTTCTCCAAG GTATTTAAGACGTACGGATTCCTGCTACCGGTGATGCTTGTGTCCATGTTTGCTGCAACGGGGACAAAGGCCTTTCTAATGGCCATGGTGTTCCCGCTCGGTCAGTCGGCCATATCATTTCTGCTTGAGGCTGTATGGGGAAGGAGAAAAGGCAACCGCGACGACAGGCGGTGGAGGAGACCAGtccaagaggaagaagaggaagattaCCCTGAGGACGCCACTGACTTTGCAACAGGTGGTCGAGGCAATGGatacagcggcagcagcagcaactaTTATGAGGGGAGGAGAGGGTGGCGCAGCTACCAGTCAAGGGTTTCTAACGATTTTGCTGATGCTGCTTCAACTGCTGTTGGAGCTGATGATAACAccaagagcagcagcagtggagaTGACTGGGGAGGCAACAAAAGCGGTGGTGGATATGGAGGATGGGATGAGCTTCTGGACAACAACACTGCTGCTGCCCAGGAGGCAAAGAGGAGCAGCAACTCATTCTCAGCTGGCAGCACTGATTACAACACGAAATCGCGGCCTTCAGCAACTGGGGAGGAAGATGCGGATTATACTGCCGCtgctggtggtggcggaagaGTGGAGCAGGGAGTAGGAGCTCCTCCAGAAAGAATGAGAATGAGACGACGGCGGATGCCAAGAACGATGGGGCTGGGCACTACCAGGTACAAGCAGGCGCCACTCTTGATGCGCTTGTTGGTGGCAGTCTTCCCGTTCATGGGATCATGGTTCAGGTTGTAG
- the LOC136452703 gene encoding uncharacterized protein isoform X2, which translates to MIVAAAPAPPVPAPPGKPPFPILSSSLRRGSSSWWFSNGNAHGRDSTTSSRATRRRWWSDPDGSQEDYGSSSVEDDYDYDYEDEAAFPGFGGAGEPFDEPWFSKTYGFLLPVMLVSMFAATGTKAFLMAMVFPLGQSAISFLLEAVWGRRKGNRDDRRWRRPVQEEEEEDYPEDATDFATGGRGNGYSGSSSNYYEGRRGWRSYQSRVSNDFADAASTAVGADDNTKSSSSGDDWGGNKSGGGYGGWDELLDNNTAAAQEAKRSSNSFSAGSTDYNTKSRPSATGEEDADYTAAAGGGGRVEQGVGAPPERMRMRRRRMPRTMGLGTTRYKQAPLLMRLLVAVFPFMGSWFRL; encoded by the exons ATGATAGTAGCTGCTGCCCCTGCGCCTCCAGTTCCAGCACCACCAGGCAAACCGCCCTTTCctatcctctcctcctccctccgccgTGGCTCCTCCAGCTGGTGGTTCTCCAACGGCAACGCCCATGGAAGAGACAGCACCACGAGCAGCAgggcgacgaggaggaggtggtggtccgACCCCGACGGCAGCCAAGAAGACTACGGTTCCTCTTCTGTAGAGGACGATTACGATTACGATTACGAGGATGAGGCTGCGTTCCCCGGATTTGGAGGTGCCGGGGAGCCGTTCGACGAGCCCTGGTTCTCCAAG ACGTACGGATTCCTGCTACCGGTGATGCTTGTGTCCATGTTTGCTGCAACGGGGACAAAGGCCTTTCTAATGGCCATGGTGTTCCCGCTCGGTCAGTCGGCCATATCATTTCTGCTTGAGGCTGTATGGGGAAGGAGAAAAGGCAACCGCGACGACAGGCGGTGGAGGAGACCAGtccaagaggaagaagaggaagattaCCCTGAGGACGCCACTGACTTTGCAACAGGTGGTCGAGGCAATGGatacagcggcagcagcagcaactaTTATGAGGGGAGGAGAGGGTGGCGCAGCTACCAGTCAAGGGTTTCTAACGATTTTGCTGATGCTGCTTCAACTGCTGTTGGAGCTGATGATAACAccaagagcagcagcagtggagaTGACTGGGGAGGCAACAAAAGCGGTGGTGGATATGGAGGATGGGATGAGCTTCTGGACAACAACACTGCTGCTGCCCAGGAGGCAAAGAGGAGCAGCAACTCATTCTCAGCTGGCAGCACTGATTACAACACGAAATCGCGGCCTTCAGCAACTGGGGAGGAAGATGCGGATTATACTGCCGCtgctggtggtggcggaagaGTGGAGCAGGGAGTAGGAGCTCCTCCAGAAAGAATGAGAATGAGACGACGGCGGATGCCAAGAACGATGGGGCTGGGCACTACCAGGTACAAGCAGGCGCCACTCTTGATGCGCTTGTTGGTGGCAGTCTTCCCGTTCATGGGATCATGGTTCAGGTTGTAG